Part of the Sciurus carolinensis chromosome 7, mSciCar1.2, whole genome shotgun sequence genome, GTGATCCATTGTGTCTCTGGGCATCTGAGGAGACATCCCTCACTCACCtgtgttttctctccctttctctcttcagCTGTCTTGGGTGCTGAGCTCATCGCAGGGGCTGAAAGTGGAGGGGAGAGGTCCCCTCCCAACACAACCTTGAGGCCCCACCGGTCCAAGCGCTGCTCCTGCTCTTCCCTGATGGATAAGGAGTGTGTCTACTTCTGCCACCTGGACATCATCTGGGTCAACACTCCCGAGTGAGTCTCTAGAGGGCATCGTAACTCCAGTCTTTCAGTAGCCTTGACCACCCCAGAGCTGGGAGCCCCGTTACCAGCATTCCTTTTCTGGGGAGCACCTGGCTTGGGGTCTAAAAGCACCCTTTCTGACAACGGGGAAGTGCACTAGTGGGAACAATAGTCAGACAGGACAGCTTGATTCTTAACTGACAAGAGGGTCTTCTCATGCCCTGGGGCTCAGGCTACTCATGGTATAGAAGAAGGACTGGTGAGCACTGCGGATGAGACTCTACGTGAGGGGGGCCACGAGGACGATGGCACGGTGGGAGTGGACTGGGTCTAGGGAGTAAGTTGCCCAGGTCCCATGTGGGTTAGGGCCTCCCGTAGGAGCAGAGTCAGAGAAGAAGGGATGGCAGAGAGTTATGATCTGATGCTTTTGTTCTACTTGTAGTAAAACTAATATCCAAAATGCTGAGGTCCCTTGTGCAGGAGAGAGTTTGTGCCAGAACTAGAATGGGATCCTGGATCTCCTTTTTCTGTACTTTCTCTTTAGTAAAGCCTATTTTAAGACAGAAATAGAAATACATgggcttctcttcctcctctaaggGTGAAGAAAAGCAGTGTTCCTCCTTCTGCCCTGAAAACCAGTTCATCTGTCAAAGTAAAAACCAAGCACAATGTGGTCTTCAGTGTCCATTAGGGCAAGGGCTGACCAAAACCCAAACCAAGCTGAACCAAACCACCATGAGCCTAATACTTCCTTAGTGAGGTGGTACTTCCagaagaattttattctttaggtgaGAATCAAAATAGACACATTGCAAATTCTTGGCGAACCTTCCAGTAGTAAATCTCACAGCCCTGGGGTTTCACCAAACTGCAAGAAAAATATGCAAACTTGTGTCTCCCCCCAGGGGGCATTTTAAGCATTATCCTATATGATTTGAGTTGAAAACAGAGTTTAAAATCTTGTAAGTTATGGTTTTTGTCTTAAGATCTCTGCACTCTGTTCCTCCCTTCAAGTAGCTGTTAACTTAAtagtagaaaaggaagaaaatatgaaacagaCACAAGAGCAGAGATTTCATGATTTCGGACCAAAACAATGTTGCTTGTAtcaaaaagaaattgaacttcGTTAAGAGTTGAGATGGCACTTCATTGAATCAGAAAAACTGGTTTTCGCCTGGTTGGGTGTACACACTCAGGGCAATGACGGGCATGTGTCCCCGATTATTGCCACACTGTACTCTCTTCATTGCTCTCCCCAGTGCTGTGTGACTAGCTCCTGTGAGTCCAGTGGAAAGAGTTTGCGCCGAAGAATGTGCCATTAGGAAGACTATTAATTATgctaatatcttttgtttctccctttcCACAACAGGCGCATTGTTCCATATGGACTCGGAAGCCCTTCTAGGTCCAAGAGATCCTTGAAGGATGTGTTTCCCATAAAGGCAGCAGACCACGGGAACAGATGCAAGTGTGCTAGCCAAAAAGACAAGAAGTGCCAGACCTTTTGCCAAGCAGGAAAAGCTCTCAGGTGAGTAGAAACGCCTTTGCTCTTCAGTCCAGTGGATAGCCTCCTCGCCTCCTTCCTGAGGtctgttttctccttttggaGAGAATTGCAGAGATGTTGAGGGTCAAAGTGAGTCTGAAGAGACCACTGCTGAAATGTATTTCCCTGTGTGTTTCAATAGGGCCCAAGACACTATGGAGAAGGCCTGGAAAAACCATAAGAGAGGAAAAGGCTGTTCCAAACTTGACAAGAAGTGTATCTATCAGCAGCTGGTGGCGGGACTAAAAGTCAGAAGGTAAGAAGCTCCTAAGAACAGTCGCTCTGCTCACCAATGCTCCTGGCCTGCTCTGTAGCCCTTCCTACCCAGGTTGAGGAGGAGACAGGCTTTCAGATACAATGACACAGGGGCTCTTCATAGTTATCCattaaagagaatgaaggaatccctctcaaatattttcacaaaGGTCTTGAATGTAAACTCTGGCCCCTGGTACTTTAGATTTTCCCAACTAAGTATACTCAGAGACACCTCTGTCTTCTGCCTGTATCCAATCTTTGCCTCTCTGAGTTCATGTATTTGCCGCTTTCCTTGAGAAATTAAACATCATTTCAGggagaggatttttaaaaaaatttttaagtcagtGTCAGATATGGTCAAGTTCTTTCAAACATTGGTCATTATTCAAATGACCAAGGGACAATAAAATCATTAGGTAAGGTTGATGAGATTTAAAACATGTTTGTTTTTTcaggttattattatttaaagaggGAAAGGCATTTGTGGGAAGTCAATGCCAAATTCTCAAATTCTCAAAGCTCTCTCATTTCATAGTCTGTTGTGGGCTGGGATGGAGGAGGGATCCGATTAAGCAATCTCATGGGGTTGCTAGGATGACCCTTCCAAATCCTGACGTTTTTGGATCTTGAGGGAGGAAACCTACGTTCAGATCTGTCACATGTCCTACATATCCCTATTATGGTCTGTGGAAACTTTTCCTAGAAACCCAAGGGCAAGAAGTTCTGTGATCAAAGTGTTCTGAACCCAAGCTTGGCAGTCATGAGCCACTTCTGAGTTGTTTATGACTGATGTGTAGGACAGCTCAGCTGGTGCTCCTTCTCACCTGCCTTGGCACTCTGCATGTTAGTCTCAGGCCAAGAGTGCACTCCACTAGGCCACAGTTGCTGAACTGacctgaaaaattattttttctgatagtTTGCACCTTGTCCATGGTCACATCAACATTAGTTTctaacttctttccttttcttgcaaacaaagaaaacaggCCTGCACACAAACAAACCTAACATTTTAAAGTTGCCATAAAGTGTTTTCTTTGGGCTTACCTGTGtgccttctctcttctcctttgtttctgacttcaatttcctttctttttgccttCAATTTATTATGTGAGTTAGACGATTCCTCTAACTATTTGAAACCTGTGCTAAGTTCTCCATAGGAGCAGAGGTGGAGACAAGgctatagaaaatattaaaacatccctggcttattttaaaatttgatttaatagCCAATTCACCTTAGACGTGACTGAATGAACCATCTCctcctttttaagaaaaagggGTAGGCTTTATTTTCACAATGGTAATAGATGCCTGTTGAGGTTTTATCAAAAACCTGTTTATCACTGTTGTGGTCTGTGGTGAAAGTTCAGGAACCAGGTTTAGATTTGTCTGTGCCAGattctaattttagaaatttcttgGGCCAAGgagtgatttcttctttatttttgtaacatttttttttccttctgtcttgtTTTAATAGGTTGGATGCCATCAGAAACAGTATCAAAACATCTTTTCGTGTTGCAAAGCAAAATGCAGAATCTTCCAGAGAGAAGAATGTGACCCACAACAGAACACACTGATTACAAACCTCCTGGGCCTGTGTGAAGCCATCGCCTCCAGGCGTCCTGTGGCTGGCCCTGCACCCCTGCCATGCTGGCTGGGGTCAGAGCAAGAGAACCTTCCCTGCCTAGACCACTTCTACTCCAGACTGGCCAAGGACCAGCGTCCTCATGCTGAACATTCCAAGAAAGGTTAAAGTGTCCCCGACCTGTCTTCATTCACTTCATTGGTGGTAACTGCTTTTGCGTCTCTTGCCTTTGGGAATGTCAAGGGACCCCAGAAAGCAGAGGCACAGTGACATTCCAATAGGGTGGCATCCTCCGCATGGAGGAAGGAGATTCCACACCAGGGTGGAGTTTCTGAAGAAAGTCCTAAGGGAGCGTTTGTGTCTGACTCAGGAGCTTGGCACATTTCAGGGAGAAACTCCAAAGTCCATGCAAAGATTTTCTAAGGAATGAACAAATTGAAAACACTCAAGGGACAAACACAGagtaaagaagaagaagacgaaaaaaaaaaacaaaacactgtgtTTTTGAGTCATTAAATGCAGAAGTGAAAGAAACTGTTACTACTGTAAGTCAGGATGAGTTTCATGAGTATGAGTCTACCTCACCTATCTTGCACTCTGGCATATGTACTTTCCACTCTTAATTGTCACCTCCCCaaattccttcccctccccccacccggGCTTCCCATACTAAATCGTGGCCCCATTGACGTCTGGTCCCATGTGTCAGTGGTAGATAAACATTACGATGCTAATCTACTAGCTCTGATCCATAAGAAAGAGATGATCCTTGAACAAGGAGACTCCCTTACCTTGAGTTTGGGGAACACAATGGTATAGGGTTGTTTATGAAAGATACTGAAAAGGAGATGTTCGTTCTGCTTTAAAGcagtaaaattattttcctttatataacTGGTAAATGGAAGAGGTTAGATTGAACTTCgatgtacttatttttttatagatatttatattcAAACAATTTATTCCTTATATTTACCATGTTGAATTTATGTCTGGGCAGGCCATATTggtctatgtattttttttaaatgtgtatttctgAATGAAATCGAGAACATGCTTTGTTTTGCCTGTCAAGgtaatgattttagaaaataaatatttttttccctactgTACTCATTTTGAATCATTTCTGAAATTTCTGAAGAGTGGGCCAATGGGGTAAGAATCACCAAGGGAAACGGGTTCAAGATCATTTCCTAGAAAGGTGACAGGAGGAAGAGAGACCAGGCTGATTCAAAAAGATGGTGGTTTATGTCTTAAAAGTTGCTTTTAGATTGCATTTCagtaaaaacaacataaaatgaaaaaaaaaaaaaaaaagtagaataaagcaGCTTTAACTTCTCTGTCCTCCGTTGGACATGGTCTCCTCTTCCCCTTCACCTGAAAAACTCTCCAGGGACTTCATCCATTAACTTCATTGCTCAGGCTATGGGACAGGATCCAGGTGGTGAGAGACGCTTTCTCCATCTTAATGGGCTGGCGGAAGTAATGGAAAGATGACCCCTCACGATACACCCAGTGGCGGGAACTTGCACACGAGTTACTGCTGGAAACGACCCATCTGCCAGAGCACGAGAGGCTCCCGCTGGCTTCTTATTTGCTCAGattaagaattttgtttattAAGGAACATTGAGTACCACTGCTTCTTCATGGTAGTGCAGGACTGGCCACGTGCCCATGGCAGGAGAGACACCAGGTGCTGATCCCAAGTCACCTGCCCTGCagctctcccctcctctccactcTGCCTCGTCTGGCCTGGCCAAGCTGCTGGTGCCAATGGCCACAACCCACAAGAGCTCCTCGGAGCTGGGGAGCCTTCAAGAAGCTTCTCCGCCCCTCCATAAGAGTGACTGAGAGGATGACAGCACTCAGCAGGCATTAGCCCCTGGTGATCACTGTTGTGACACAGCAGAGGAGACAATCCTCAGGGGTGCATCATGAGTTTCCTTCTCTGTTTAATGAGGCAGAGAGAGGATTTTTCCAATAACTCCAGAACTGGTCTGAGATTCCATGAAGATGGTGAAGGggcacaaagaaaacaaagacccCAGCTTCGAGAGCTAGGGGCTCAGACATGGAAGAGGAAGGTGATGGGAGAAACCCCCCGCCCCCCAGGACAATAGTTTAAAAGACCACACAGCAAGTTTGAGTGCGTGATGGAgttgttctgtttgtttgttttaatcagcCAAACTTTTCAATCCTCTTCCCCCCATGCTTCCTGCTTCAGTAACTAGCGAGGGAAACAAAAGGTGTCTAGCAGCCCCTTGAGGACACAGGAATCAGGAGGAAAGGGAATTGGGAGGTTCTTCAGAAACTCCTATTTTtcagacacagagagaaaaggtTCGGCAGCATTCAAGGGTCATACAAGGTGCGGGGATGAGCTGATGGGAGTCACGGTCCCTTCTGTTTTTCCAGTAAAAGCACGCGTTTCTGGAAGCCCCCTGAGAACAGATTTCTCCCTTCACGCTTTTGACAGCAGAGCTTTGATCTCTGGACTCTAAGCACCAGCAGACCCTGGGCAGAGAGAAGTGACCTTTGTCAGGGGGAGTGGGAGAGGACCCCACTAAGGGCAGCTCACTTTCTCCCCAGGGATTGGCTTCTTTTGTGATGGAAACTATTGGCTTAACCACCTGTGCTTTCCCAAAACAATTCAGGGAATTATACTAAACCAGAGTTGCCCTAGGAAGACTCTTGTTCAtgttgagaaagagaaaaactatttttCCCTGTGAAAAAGCCAAGCCCCAGAGAGAAAAGTGATTGAcctaagatcacacagccagCTGTAAGCTGTGGCATCTCTGTCGACAGAGCTCTTCAGGTCTAGAGAGCTTGCTGTTTCACCCAAAGGCACCTAGAGGTCAGTGGAAACAAGTGTCCAAGCAGACCTTACCAGAAGGTTCTGGGTGGTAAATGCAAAAGCACCCAATGAAAGCTTTGCCTCCCAGCCTTACTGATGGTGGTTGATAGACTCATCCtgagatgaaagagaagaatCAGGGCTGGGATTGCAGCTCAGTAGCACAGCTTATGCCTAGCATGCCCACGGCTTCTGGTTCAAACCCCAACCCAGCCAAAATAGAaatataggaaagagaaaagaagcttAAGGAGGCATACACATCCTATTGCATCATTAAGTAAATTTCTAGAGGTCAAAGAGTATGATTAGgaacttttaattattatttttagatttaattaCCAAATGATGGTTACGTAATATGAAAGGGAATTTTTTCGGTCAGTTCTCTTTCCTTCTATAACGCAAGGCCAGTGTGCGTGTGTTTTAATTTCTAGGTCTGAAGTATTTCCAAGTTCTCAATGTGCAAATGGTGCTGGTTTCCATCTCGTGTTCTCAATGGATTTCCTTCTGCCCCGATTTCTCTCACATTTTCACTCAGTTCCAGGGTCCTGAGTCTAAAGCTTAGGCCAGGAAGTGAGTTCTTTTCTCCTGTGACCTCACAGGTTCAACCATAACCCCACATCTTTGCACAGTAGCATTTCCACATTTCCTTCTCCCATTTGACCCTTCAAACAACAATCCTTTCAGGAAGTTGGGACCATGCTGTTTAACCATTCAACAGTCAAGGAGAGGGACATATGGAAAGGGTGATTTGTCCAGAGTCCTACATCATCAGACAAAGAGCAAAACTGAAACTCAGGATTCATGACCCTTTTTTCTTCAATACGCTGGAGCAGAGTGGAAAtcagttttttataattttctcaggCAAATTAATGCCCTACATGTCCCTGAGCCTTAGCAATGAATATTTCACTCGTAGGATATTTGGCTTACTAAGTCCTCCTTATTGTGATGATGCAAGTTGGTGGAACACTTGCAGTGAACGATGTCTGTCTCTGAATCTAGCACCAGCACATGGGAAGAGATTACACTGGTGCACGTGATGGCAGGGGCCCTGAAGTTCCCTGCAACCCCGGGCAATAATCAGAGAAAGAGTTAGAACTGATGCCACTGGGTAATGAAAAGAGAAGGGCCAAGGCCTGGGGACACCGAAAGATGGAAATGATGGATCCCAAGAATGACAGGTTGCCCGCTGCTGAAAGAGGCAGCACATCAGGAATCTGACATGCAGTTTTACTGGCTCAGTATCTTCTGTGTCTCtgtattctgttcttctttttcacattctGAGTCATCCCAGGCTCTTTCTGCCCAATTGCTGTGGAACTATCCAGGGATGGTGTCTGTAGTATTAAGTTACCACTGGCATGTTCCAGGCACTGATCAGCTGGAACAGACTGGGACAAAATTGTGGGGAAACTCCTGGTGATTCCAGCCAGACCAGGCGTTAACCTCCAGATGTTGGCACGGTCTTATGATTTGGAAAAGGCACAGCCAGGGTGAAAATTTCAGGTTCCTTTCTACTACGGAATATTTACCAACCAGGATGaaatcatttgaatattttgtaaGATGGGTAGTCTCACTGGCGTGCCCCAGTGTATGTCAGACTCAGAAGAATCAAACTGTTTTCTGCTTGGAGAGAATGACGTTATCTCGATGCCAACAGAAGTTTGGGATCAAAATATTCTGCCCATGCACTTTGTGTGCTGTTGTGTATTGTCCCTCTGCTGTGCATGTGCCCCTCACCCACGCTCTGGGCTCCTTTGGTCTAAAATCTTCTTTGGCTTCTTGGAGAGTTTTTAGCAGGGCAATTTTATGGTTATGAAACTCAAGGTCTGCCTAAGAGCAGGGCTCGCTAAGGCCCACATCTGCTTCAGGAAGAGTCATGAAGAAGCTGGTTGTGCCATTGGGTCTTGCCCTCTCATATTCACTTTGCATCGTGAAAGGATGACCAGATAACTTATTATTCAGAATGGAACACATTTGATGGTGCCTGCTGATGCACTTAACAATTCCCATGGGACCCAAGGGTGTCGTGGACAAAGTGGGAACAATGATGCAAACCTTGAAGCAAGTCAGGATTTCAGAACCACCTTGGTCTCCTGGAGATGTCCTGGACCTGGGCCCTGTAGAAGCAGAGTCAATCTCTAGGGACCTTTATCTGCATACCAATCTAGAGCAGATAAGCTTCACCTTCCCTAATGCCTGCAGGTGTGAGCACAGAGCTTAGGGCACAATATGTCCATCAATAAATGCCTGTTCAATTAgttcataaatatatagataGGTTCAGTAAAAGGgagataaaaatgatatttcCCTGCCTAATTGTGACTagacaagaaaatatttgcaagaccTCCATAAAAGTCTCCCTTTGGAAAATTTGTGTAGCCAAAATTCCTTTATTTGGAATCATCCCCAGAGGTAAATGATTGACACTGTGggttattttcttctgcttctctctaCTCCAACCCATTCTGCATAATAATGATCTTACCTAAATGCTTCAATTATCATTCCAATGAATACAGAGATGGAAAGAACTTTAGATAATTTATGTCATCTTCCCTTCTCAGAAGTCCTCCGATGTCATTCTCTGCTTCTAGAATAAAAAATGCCTTATACCAAGACAGGAACCATTAAAGAAGGACTAGCCTgggaagaaaggtcagaaagtATTAGAATTTCAACACGGACATAGGGGGTGTTTAATTCTTACTATGGGTATCTTCAAACATTTTCAACATTTGAGAGAATAAATGTAATATACCATCACACAGTTTGAACAGATGTCTACATGTGATTGATGACATTTCATCTCTACCAACTTCCTGCCCTCCCTGGGTTACTTTGAAGCCAATCCCATCGATCTTTATCATCTCCTCTGTAAATATCTCAGGGCAGATGTAATGAATTCGATAGCTTTATTCAACCAATTTCAATGTTACATAGTTGTATACATGGGTCTAGAGATTAGAGGGAATGAACAAGAAATGTTCTCAGGCCTCATGGGCCataacaaacaaagcaaaatacatATGGTAGCTAACATTTATGTAGTGCTTACAATATACCAGATAGATTCTACAGAGTTTTGTATGTATCAGTTTATGTCTTTCTTACTGTTACCCTATGAAATAGGGACTTTTATTTACCctcttttatagatgaagaaactctGTAAGTTTAAACTCTTTGAGGTTAAATGGTAAATTAGGCAAGGCCAGGTAGCTCATTAAGAGGCATAAACTGGATAATCTTATTCACTATGCTTTTCAATTAAGAAGAGTACATAGTGATAAAGGCTATACTGTCATCCAGTCCTATGACTTGTAAAAGTGACAGTGGTCTATTATAATTGGGGACAGGAAGGGGGAAAGTGGTGGTTTCAGTGAAGttttcatgggaaaaaaaaagtgaggaatgAACCTTGAGCCCCTAGCAAGCAAGATCCCACTCAAGAGATTTAAGTCTCAATCAAAGGGATGGAGGAGCCTCAATAAAGTGTTTTGTCTACAGATGA contains:
- the Edn1 gene encoding endothelin-1, which translates into the protein MDYFPMIFSLLLVVFQGASETAVLGAELIAGAESGGERSPPNTTLRPHRSKRCSCSSLMDKECVYFCHLDIIWVNTPERIVPYGLGSPSRSKRSLKDVFPIKAADHGNRCKCASQKDKKCQTFCQAGKALRAQDTMEKAWKNHKRGKGCSKLDKKCIYQQLVAGLKVRRLDAIRNSIKTSFRVAKQNAESSREKNVTHNRTH